A stretch of DNA from Pseudomonadota bacterium:
ACGGGCGTGGGACGGGGTGGGCGCAGGGGTTGTTCCCGGGTGTCTTGAAATCCTGTCACGTGCCGCAACGCCTGCGCCTCGTCGGGGTTCTTCTGGTCACGTTCGTGGCGTGCCTTCTGTACCGTTCGCCAGATGCCACGAGCCGCTCGTACGGCGATGACGACATCCGCCAGATGAAGCGGGCAGACGAGCGGGCCAACCGCCGCACCCGCACGGCAGCGCAGGCCGTGTTCCCCATCGAGGTCATGAAGGAGCCGCCCCATGATCCCCCCGTGGTGGCGCGCATGCTGCCCTACCGCGACTGGGATGACGAGTATCGCGCCTACTTCAAGCGACACGTGGGCGAGGCCTCGATCGACCTTGAGCCCACCATCCTGGTGATGCACTTCACCGCATGCGAGACGTTCGACGCCGCGTGGAACGTATTCACCCGCGGCGCCAACATGTCGGCGGGCGACCGAGGCACCGTCTTCGGCCACCCCTCGGTGCACTTCATGATCGACCGCGATGGCACCATCTACCAGCTGCTTCCCTTGAACCGCCGCGCAACCGGGACCTACGGCGTGAACCACTGCGCGCTGCAGGTCGAGATGGTGGCGGTCGATGAAGCCGATCTGATGAACAACCCCGCCCTCCTGAAGGCGAGCTTCCGACTCGCCCGCTCGCTGAGCGCCCGCTTCCACATCGACCCCACCCACATCTACGGGCATCACCAGGTGAGCCAGGGGAGATCGGCCGTGCCGGCCTACCTGGATCTGGCTGATTCCACCTGGCCCACGAGCTACCCGC
This window harbors:
- a CDS encoding N-acetylmuramoyl-L-alanine amidase codes for the protein MASGHGRGTGWAQGLFPGVLKSCHVPQRLRLVGVLLVTFVACLLYRSPDATSRSYGDDDIRQMKRADERANRRTRTAAQAVFPIEVMKEPPHDPPVVARMLPYRDWDDEYRAYFKRHVGEASIDLEPTILVMHFTACETFDAAWNVFTRGANMSAGDRGTVFGHPSVHFMIDRDGTIYQLLPLNRRATGTYGVNHCALQVEMVAVDEADLMNNPALLKASFRLARSLSARFHIDPTHIYGHHQVSQGRSAVPAYLDLADSTWPTSYPPACARTDPGEGYMGWLRYFLRYAPAAR